CGCGTTGCCGGCGGTGACCGTTCCGTACTTGCGGTCGAACACGGGCTTGAGCGCGGCGAGCTGCTCCATGCTCGTGTCGCTGCGGACCCCGTTGTCCGAGGTCGCGAACGTCTCGTACTTCGGCGGGACGTACACCGGCATGATCTCGGCGGTGAGCCGCCCGTCCGCCGTGCCGGCCGCCGCCATTCTATGCGACCGCAAAGCGTATTGGTCCTGCTCCTCCCGGGTGATGCCGTTCAGCTTCGCCATCTTCTCCGCCGACTGACCCATCGTCTCGCCGGTGGACGGCTCGGCGATGGCGGGGGCGATGGGTACCAGGTCGCGCGGCCGTATCTTCGCCACGGCGCCCGCGCGTCCGGCGATCGTCTTCGACCTCGAGGCCTTGATCAGCGCGTCGGTGAACGTCTGCTGGTGGAGCATGGGCACGTTCGACAGCGTCTCCGCGCCCCCCGCGATCGCGACGTCAACGTGTCCGAGCACGATCTGGTCGGCCGCGTCGGTGATCGCCTGGTTCGCGGACGCGCACGCGCGGCTGACGCTGAACGCCTGCACTCCCTTCGGCAGCATCGGCATCAGCGCGATCTCGCGCGCGATGTTGGGCGCGACGACCGAAGGAATGACCGTGCCGAACACGATCGCCTGCACCTCGCGCGTGTCCAGCCCCGTGCGCTGCAGCAGCTCGGCGACGCACAGCTTGCCCAGCTCGATCGCGCTGAACGACTTGAGCGACGTGCCCGCTTTGGTGAACGGCGTTCGCACCCCGGCGACTATCGCCACACGTCTGCCGGTCCCGCTGCCGAAGGTCGCCATTACGGGAAAGTTAGACGCGGGGCGTATATGTTTCTAGGATGACGGCGCCGCTTCCGACGTCCGTTCCCGTTTCGGCTCACGCGCACCGCGCGCGGCTGGGGCGGGAGTCGTTCGATGTCGTGGTCATCGGGGGCGGCATAAACGGCTGCGGCATAGCTCGCGATGCCGTTATGCGCGGGCTGAGCGTCGCGCTGATCGAGCAGGACGACTTCGGCTGCGGCACGTCCAGCCGGACGTCGCGCCTCGTGCACGGCGGGCTGCGGTACCTGGAGCACGGGCGCGTCGGGCTGGTGCGCGAGTCCCGGCGGGAGCGCGCCACGCTGCTGCGCATCGCGCCGCATCTCGTCCGGCCGCTCCGCTTCACCTGGCCGGTCTACAGCGGCGCGCGGGTCTCGACACGAAAGCTCGGCGCCGGGCTGACGCTGTACGACCTGCTCTCCCTCTCGCGTCCCGGCAGGTGGCACGAGCGATTGTCGCCGGCCGAAGTACTCGCGCGCGAGCCGGCGCTCAAGCACGCGGGACTCTCCGGCGGCGGCGCCTACTTCGATTCGTCCACGGACGACTCGCGCTTGACTCTCGCGAACGCGCTGAGCGCCGCATACTGGAGCGCGGTCACCGTGAATCACATGAGCGCGGAGCTGCTGCCCGGCGGCGCGCCGCACACCGTCGCACTCACCGACAACCTGACCGGCGAGCGGCTCTCAATCTTCGCGCGCGTCGTGGT
This sequence is a window from Gemmatimonadaceae bacterium. Protein-coding genes within it:
- the fadI gene encoding acetyl-CoA C-acyltransferase FadI produces the protein MATFGSGTGRRVAIVAGVRTPFTKAGTSLKSFSAIELGKLCVAELLQRTGLDTREVQAIVFGTVIPSVVAPNIAREIALMPMLPKGVQAFSVSRACASANQAITDAADQIVLGHVDVAIAGGAETLSNVPMLHQQTFTDALIKASRSKTIAGRAGAVAKIRPRDLVPIAPAIAEPSTGETMGQSAEKMAKLNGITREEQDQYALRSHRMAAAGTADGRLTAEIMPVYVPPKYETFATSDNGVRSDTSMEQLAALKPVFDRKYGTVTAGNASPLTDGGACVLLMSEEKARSLGYPALGFIRSYAYAALDPGEQLLQGPVLAAPVALQRAGLTLRDMDLVEMHEAFAAQVLSNLRGLESREWAKRAGFSEPVGEVDRARLNVMGGSIAIGHPFGATGSRITVTLLNELGRRGGQFGLMTVCAAGGMGFAMVVERA